In Lytechinus pictus isolate F3 Inbred unplaced genomic scaffold, Lp3.0 scaffold_31, whole genome shotgun sequence, one DNA window encodes the following:
- the LOC129269578 gene encoding uncharacterized protein LOC129269578 isoform X1, whose protein sequence is MMERLLNKWGLGGLVAVFEENGIDDHAFKHLEEDKDAIKLLIPKLGERIKFLLHYRPYIKQLQGENADAELSEKELEPGEVCESVAEKSTNRWIRKEAVKVPDKTMMSSDVAMLSSDSDSAKGEISAGPAKKPKTETSGPAKKPKTEMSGPAKKPIVKMSKTPYEFDISAVLEKAAGGQSILGELEEGGPQSASNRRRMVRIVVSHLMEKYGDKPSAEQKVGMAISMIQQFPALKDVEGPGYEAWYTPAVEGEHAKGFIEERLKNVRKRMPKQGWTSLEPSSSSEENQKEPSTKEKI, encoded by the exons atgatggagAGGCTCCTAAATAAGTGGGGATTAGGTGGTTTAGTTGCTGTGTTTGAAG AGAATGGTATAGATGATCATGCCTTTAAACATTTGGAGGAGGATAAAGATGCCATAAAGTTGTTGATTCCGAAGTTAGGAGAGAGGATAAAATTTCTTCTACACTACAGACCATACATAAAACAACTTcag GGAGAAAATGCTGATGCAGAACTATCTGAAAAGGAACTAGAACCAGGGGAAGTGTGTGAATCTGTGGCAGAAAAGTCAACAAATAGATGGATAAGAAAGGAAGCTGTGAAGGTACCTGATAAGACAATGATGTCT AGTGATGTAGCAATGCTTTCATCTGATAGTGACTCAGCCAAGGGAGAAATTAGTGCAGGACCAGCAAAGAAACCAAAAACAGAAACGAGTGGACCAGCTAAGAAACCAAAAACAGAAATGAGTGGACCAGCAAAGAAGCCAATTGTGAAGATGTCCAAGACACCATATGAATTT GACATAAGTGCTGTTCTGGAAAAGGCTGCTGGTGGCCAGTCCATTCTCGGTGAACTTGAAGAAGGTGGACCACAGAGTGCCTCTAACAGACGAAGAATGGTGAGAATAGTTGTATCCCACCTCATGGAGAAATATGGAGACAA ACCATCAGCTGAACAGAAGGTGGGCATGGCAATATCCATGATTCAACAATTTCCAGCACTGAAAGATGTTGAAGGACCTGGTTAT GAAGCATGGTATACACCAGCAGTAGAGGGTGAACATGCAAAGGGCTTCATCGAAGAAAGGTTGAAAAATGTGAGAAAGAGAATGCCAAAGCAAGGGTGGACATCTTTGGAACCTTCAAGTTCAAGTGAGGAGAACCAGAAAGAACCATCAAccaaggaaaaaatttga
- the LOC129269578 gene encoding uncharacterized protein LOC129269578 isoform X2, which produces MQHRLIWKETTGTSAQDTHFNVGENADAELSEKELEPGEVCESVAEKSTNRWIRKEAVKVPDKTMMSSDVAMLSSDSDSAKGEISAGPAKKPKTETSGPAKKPKTEMSGPAKKPIVKMSKTPYEFDISAVLEKAAGGQSILGELEEGGPQSASNRRRMVRIVVSHLMEKYGDKPSAEQKVGMAISMIQQFPALKDVEGPGYEAWYTPAVEGEHAKGFIEERLKNVRKRMPKQGWTSLEPSSSSEENQKEPSTKEKI; this is translated from the exons ATGCAACACAGGCTTATATGGAAGGAGACAACTGGTACATCAGCCCAAGATACTCACTTTAATGTG GGAGAAAATGCTGATGCAGAACTATCTGAAAAGGAACTAGAACCAGGGGAAGTGTGTGAATCTGTGGCAGAAAAGTCAACAAATAGATGGATAAGAAAGGAAGCTGTGAAGGTACCTGATAAGACAATGATGTCT AGTGATGTAGCAATGCTTTCATCTGATAGTGACTCAGCCAAGGGAGAAATTAGTGCAGGACCAGCAAAGAAACCAAAAACAGAAACGAGTGGACCAGCTAAGAAACCAAAAACAGAAATGAGTGGACCAGCAAAGAAGCCAATTGTGAAGATGTCCAAGACACCATATGAATTT GACATAAGTGCTGTTCTGGAAAAGGCTGCTGGTGGCCAGTCCATTCTCGGTGAACTTGAAGAAGGTGGACCACAGAGTGCCTCTAACAGACGAAGAATGGTGAGAATAGTTGTATCCCACCTCATGGAGAAATATGGAGACAA ACCATCAGCTGAACAGAAGGTGGGCATGGCAATATCCATGATTCAACAATTTCCAGCACTGAAAGATGTTGAAGGACCTGGTTAT GAAGCATGGTATACACCAGCAGTAGAGGGTGAACATGCAAAGGGCTTCATCGAAGAAAGGTTGAAAAATGTGAGAAAGAGAATGCCAAAGCAAGGGTGGACATCTTTGGAACCTTCAAGTTCAAGTGAGGAGAACCAGAAAGAACCATCAAccaaggaaaaaatttga